In a single window of the Streptomyces sp. NBC_00285 genome:
- a CDS encoding GNAT family N-acetyltransferase, with amino-acid sequence MRIRQVPFDHPDAVKLNDQVQAEYHVRYGDGGDATTLAPEDFEPPNGAYLIAYDETDAPVATGGWRAQDANGEGNVDGDAELKRMYVVDVARGRGLARRILAALEDDARTAGRTRMVLETGTKQPEAIALYSSSGYEPCGKFGYYRFHEESRCFAKPL; translated from the coding sequence ATGCGCATACGCCAGGTCCCCTTCGACCACCCTGACGCCGTGAAGCTGAACGACCAGGTCCAGGCCGAGTACCACGTCCGCTACGGCGACGGCGGCGACGCCACGACCCTGGCACCGGAGGACTTCGAGCCGCCGAACGGCGCCTACTTGATCGCGTACGACGAGACGGACGCCCCCGTCGCCACGGGCGGCTGGCGCGCCCAGGACGCGAACGGGGAGGGAAACGTGGACGGCGACGCCGAGCTCAAGCGCATGTACGTCGTCGACGTGGCACGCGGCCGGGGTCTCGCCCGCCGTATCCTCGCCGCCCTGGAGGACGACGCCCGCACGGCCGGCCGCACCCGCATGGTCCTGGAGACCGGCACCAAGCAGCCGGAGGCCATCGCCCTGTACTCCTCCAGCGGCTACGAACCCTGCGGGAAGTTCGGCTACTACCGCTTCCACGAGGAGAGCCGCTGCTTCGCGAAGCCCCTGTGA
- a CDS encoding gephyrin-like molybdotransferase receptor GlpR, whose product MSSSGLIYAVIVGAWAAYLVPMWLRRQDELNEARPTERFSTAIRLLSGRAGMERRYAKDLRARSTDEEERGADEPDAATESVDVRAFAMPPTRPQTQATREPAREAGRDAGREPGRGEPARPKTNASAPEHSGAPTRKQAPATPAHAQGQTPARRTAAAEAAAARARRLKVLARRRRTTVMLFLAFTLGAIVAAVGGLAFLWAPGVPAVMLSVYIAYLRSQEHRRFAYQMDRRQAEAAAQRLRERARQPRRRASVTTGVDADESDEGPAPQTDPGLSALAADRRALVEQTDHAEWVDQQRERQRGPGHGDSWDPVPVPLPTYVTAPVAPRASADVDLGAPDAWSSARSSSAAPEQSGQEATPAAEDGGSEDGSADADDQPAADERSDARRAASARRARERGRTPLFDQYEDGDRPRAANE is encoded by the coding sequence GTGAGCAGCAGCGGCCTCATCTACGCAGTCATTGTCGGGGCCTGGGCCGCCTACTTGGTGCCGATGTGGCTCCGTAGGCAGGACGAGCTGAACGAGGCCCGTCCGACGGAACGCTTCAGCACCGCCATCCGGTTGCTCTCCGGACGGGCGGGCATGGAGCGCCGATACGCCAAGGACCTGCGCGCGCGCTCCACCGACGAGGAGGAGCGCGGCGCCGACGAACCGGACGCCGCCACCGAGTCGGTGGACGTCCGGGCCTTCGCCATGCCCCCGACCCGTCCGCAGACCCAGGCGACGCGCGAGCCCGCGCGAGAAGCAGGGCGGGATGCAGGGCGGGAACCCGGACGTGGCGAACCGGCGCGCCCGAAAACGAACGCGTCCGCGCCCGAACACAGCGGCGCGCCGACCCGGAAGCAGGCACCCGCCACCCCGGCGCACGCCCAGGGACAGACCCCCGCCCGGCGTACGGCCGCCGCGGAAGCGGCCGCGGCGCGCGCCCGGCGCTTGAAGGTGCTCGCACGCCGTCGGCGCACGACAGTGATGCTCTTCCTCGCCTTCACGCTCGGCGCGATCGTCGCCGCCGTAGGAGGGCTCGCCTTCCTGTGGGCGCCCGGCGTGCCCGCCGTGATGCTCAGCGTGTACATCGCCTACCTGCGCTCCCAGGAACACCGCCGCTTCGCCTACCAGATGGACCGGCGCCAGGCCGAGGCCGCCGCGCAGCGACTGCGGGAACGAGCGCGCCAGCCGCGCCGACGCGCCTCCGTCACCACCGGCGTGGACGCCGACGAATCGGACGAGGGACCAGCGCCGCAGACCGATCCCGGGCTTTCGGCGCTCGCCGCCGACCGGCGCGCCCTCGTGGAGCAGACCGACCACGCCGAGTGGGTCGACCAGCAGCGCGAGCGCCAGCGCGGACCGGGGCACGGGGACAGCTGGGACCCGGTGCCGGTGCCGCTGCCGACGTACGTGACCGCACCGGTCGCACCGCGGGCCTCCGCGGACGTGGACCTCGGGGCGCCGGACGCGTGGAGCTCGGCGCGGTCCAGCTCGGCCGCTCCGGAACAGTCCGGTCAGGAGGCGACGCCCGCCGCCGAGGACGGTGGATCGGAGGACGGGTCCGCCGACGCGGACGATCAGCCGGCGGCGGACGAGCGAAGTGACGCCCGCCGCGCCGCCTCCGCACGCCGGGCACGCGAGCGTGGCCGTACGCCCCTCTTCGACCAGTACGAGGACGGCGACCGGCCGCGCGCGGCCAACGAGTGA
- a CDS encoding GNAT family N-acetyltransferase: protein MNSPSWPVVLADGDVVLRPIRMRDQRIWREVNRRNRDWLRPWEATIPPPTPTGPIAHRPTYRQMVRHLRSEANAGRMLPFVIEYQGQLVGQLTVAGITWGSMCSGHVGYWVDQSVAGRGVMPTAVALVVDHCFRAVGLHRIEVCIRPENGPSRRVVEKLGFREEGLRPRYLHIDGAWRDHLVFTLTAEEVPDGLLRRWQRARSGSTPHDNPA from the coding sequence CTGAACAGCCCGTCATGGCCCGTCGTACTGGCGGACGGCGATGTCGTCCTGAGGCCGATAAGGATGCGCGACCAGCGGATCTGGCGCGAGGTCAACCGGCGCAACCGGGACTGGCTGCGGCCCTGGGAAGCGACCATTCCGCCGCCCACGCCCACCGGACCGATCGCACACCGGCCGACCTACCGTCAGATGGTCCGCCACCTGCGGTCCGAGGCGAACGCGGGGCGGATGCTGCCGTTCGTCATCGAGTACCAGGGGCAGCTGGTCGGGCAGTTGACGGTCGCCGGGATCACCTGGGGCTCGATGTGCTCGGGACACGTCGGCTACTGGGTGGACCAGTCGGTGGCCGGGCGCGGTGTGATGCCGACCGCGGTGGCGCTTGTCGTGGACCACTGTTTCCGTGCCGTCGGACTGCACCGCATCGAGGTCTGCATTCGCCCCGAGAACGGGCCCAGCCGACGGGTCGTGGAGAAACTCGGATTCCGCGAGGAGGGACTGCGGCCGCGCTATCTCCACATCGACGGGGCCTGGCGCGACCATCTCGTGTTCACGCTCACCGCGGAAGAGGTGCCCGACGGCTTGCTCAGGCGCTGGCAGCGGGCCCGCTCCGGCAGTACGCCGCACGACAATCCCGCATAG
- a CDS encoding MogA/MoaB family molybdenum cofactor biosynthesis protein — MTYRALVVTASNRAAAGIYEDKGGPLIADGLERFGFTVDGPRVVPDGDPVEAALRAGVEAGYDVVVTTGGTGVSPTDRTPEATRAVIDYEVPGIAEAIRAFGREKVPTSALSRGLAGVAGRTMIVNLPGSSGGVKDGLAVLEPLLTHAVDQIRGGDHPRPGAGTGGAS; from the coding sequence ATGACGTACCGGGCTCTTGTGGTCACCGCCTCCAACAGGGCGGCCGCCGGGATCTACGAGGACAAGGGCGGTCCGCTGATCGCCGACGGCCTGGAGCGCTTCGGCTTCACCGTCGACGGACCGCGTGTCGTCCCCGACGGCGACCCCGTGGAGGCCGCCCTGCGCGCCGGGGTCGAGGCCGGATACGACGTCGTCGTCACCACCGGCGGCACCGGTGTCTCACCCACCGACCGCACCCCCGAGGCGACCCGCGCGGTGATCGACTACGAGGTGCCGGGCATCGCGGAGGCCATCCGGGCGTTCGGGCGGGAGAAGGTGCCCACCTCGGCGCTGTCCCGGGGCCTGGCCGGGGTGGCGGGACGCACGATGATCGTCAATCTGCCGGGTTCCAGCGGCGGGGTGAAGGACGGACTCGCCGTCCTGGAGCCCCTGTTGACGCACGCCGTCGACCAGATCCGCGGCGGGGACCACCCAAGACCCGGCGCCGGCACTGGGGGTGCGAGCTGA
- the moaC gene encoding cyclic pyranopterin monophosphate synthase MoaC, which translates to MSTQDRLTHIDEAGAARMVDVSGKDVTARTARASGRVLVSPRVIELLRGEGVPKGDALATARIAGIMGAKRTPDLIPLCHPLSVSGVKLDLSVADDAVEILATVKTTDRTGVEMEALTAVSVAALTVIDMVKAVDKGAVITDVRVEEKTGGKSGDWSRR; encoded by the coding sequence ATGAGTACGCAGGACCGACTGACCCACATCGACGAGGCGGGCGCCGCCCGCATGGTCGACGTATCCGGCAAGGACGTCACCGCACGCACCGCGCGTGCCAGTGGACGTGTCCTCGTGTCGCCCCGAGTGATCGAGCTGCTGCGCGGTGAGGGCGTGCCCAAGGGCGACGCCCTGGCCACCGCGCGGATCGCCGGCATCATGGGCGCCAAACGCACCCCTGACCTCATCCCGCTCTGTCACCCGTTGTCGGTGTCCGGTGTGAAACTGGACCTGTCGGTAGCGGACGACGCCGTGGAGATCCTGGCCACCGTGAAGACCACGGACCGCACGGGCGTCGAGATGGAGGCCCTCACCGCGGTCTCCGTCGCCGCGCTCACCGTGATCGACATGGTCAAGGCGGTCGACAAGGGAGCGGTCATCACGGACGTACGGGTCGAGGAGAAGACGGGCGGCAAGTCGGGCGACTGGAGCCGACGATGA
- the glp gene encoding molybdotransferase-like divisome protein Glp, with amino-acid sequence MSSAVTRPADQDHLWSVDEHLDDILATVRPLEPIELQLLDAQGCVLVEDITVPVSLPPFDNSSMDGYAVRVTDVAGASEEFPAVLDVVGDVAAGHAELLHVGPGQAARIMTGAPLPPGAETVVPVEWTDGGLGEGPVTGMRARSLAPEGAEGQVHVYRPAEARAHVRAKGSDVRAGDRALDAGTVLGPPQIALLAAIGRGSVRVRPRPRVVVMSTGSELVQPGESLGSGEIYDSNSFALTAAARDAGAIAYRVGAVADDAETLRSTIEDQLVRADLMVTTGGVSVGAYDVVKEALSHVDDEDEPGSGVDFRKLAMQPGKPQGFGSIGPDHIPLLALPGNPVSSYVSFELFVRPAIRALMGLDDVHRPTTRATLTADRALTSPKGRRQFLRGTYADGAVSPVGGAGSHLVAALALADALIVVPEDTESVAPGTEVEVVLLG; translated from the coding sequence TTGAGCAGCGCCGTGACCCGCCCCGCCGACCAGGACCACCTCTGGTCGGTGGACGAGCACCTGGACGACATCCTCGCGACGGTCCGCCCCCTCGAACCCATCGAGCTGCAACTGCTCGACGCCCAGGGCTGCGTCCTGGTCGAGGACATCACGGTCCCGGTGTCACTGCCGCCGTTCGACAACAGCTCCATGGACGGGTACGCGGTCCGGGTCACCGACGTGGCGGGCGCGAGCGAGGAGTTCCCGGCCGTCCTGGACGTCGTCGGGGATGTCGCGGCGGGCCATGCCGAACTGCTGCACGTCGGCCCCGGACAGGCCGCCCGCATCATGACCGGCGCCCCGCTGCCGCCCGGCGCCGAGACCGTCGTCCCCGTCGAGTGGACCGACGGAGGCCTCGGCGAGGGCCCGGTGACCGGCATGCGCGCCCGCAGCCTCGCCCCCGAGGGCGCCGAGGGACAGGTGCACGTGTACCGGCCCGCCGAAGCACGCGCGCACGTGCGCGCCAAGGGCAGCGACGTACGGGCTGGCGACCGCGCCCTGGACGCCGGCACCGTCCTCGGCCCGCCGCAGATCGCCCTGCTCGCCGCGATCGGCCGCGGCAGCGTACGCGTGCGCCCACGCCCGCGTGTGGTCGTCATGTCCACCGGCAGCGAACTCGTCCAGCCCGGCGAAAGCCTCGGCAGCGGCGAGATCTACGACTCCAACAGCTTCGCCCTCACCGCGGCCGCCCGGGACGCCGGCGCCATCGCCTACCGCGTGGGCGCCGTCGCCGACGACGCGGAGACCCTGCGCTCCACCATCGAGGACCAGCTCGTCCGCGCCGACCTCATGGTCACCACGGGCGGCGTGAGCGTCGGGGCGTACGACGTCGTCAAGGAGGCGCTGTCGCACGTCGACGACGAGGACGAACCGGGCAGCGGTGTCGACTTCCGCAAGCTCGCCATGCAGCCCGGCAAGCCCCAGGGCTTCGGCTCCATCGGCCCCGACCACATCCCACTGCTGGCCCTGCCCGGCAACCCGGTCTCGTCGTACGTCTCCTTCGAGCTGTTCGTCCGGCCCGCCATCCGCGCCCTCATGGGCCTCGACGACGTCCACCGGCCCACGACCAGGGCGACCCTGACCGCGGACAGGGCGCTGACCTCGCCCAAGGGACGTCGGCAGTTCCTGCGCGGCACGTACGCCGACGGCGCGGTCAGCCCCGTCGGCGGTGCCGGATCCCACCTGGTCGCCGCCCTCGCGCTGGCGGACGCGCTGATCGTCGTACCGGAGGACACGGAGTCCGTGGCGCCCGGCACCGAGGTCGAAGTGGTCCTGCTCGGCTGA
- the galU gene encoding UTP--glucose-1-phosphate uridylyltransferase GalU: protein MTQSHPRISKAVIPAAGLGTRFLPATKATPKEMLPVVDKPAIQYVVEEAVSAGLDDVLMITGRNKRPLEDHFDRNYELESALQKKGDRSRLAKVQESSDLATMHYVRQGDPRGLGHAVLCAAPHVGDEPFAVLLGDDLIDARDPLLQRMIEVQGQHGGSVIALMEVAPEQIHLYGCAVVEETDDGDVVKVSGLVEKPEAADAPSNYAVIGRYVLDPHIFEILRKTEPGRGNEIQLTDALQQLAQDEKVGGPVHGVVFKGRRYDTGDRGDYLRAIVRLACEREDLGPDFRTWLRSFVAEEM, encoded by the coding sequence ATGACTCAGTCGCACCCTCGGATCAGCAAGGCTGTCATCCCGGCAGCAGGGCTCGGCACTCGTTTCCTGCCGGCAACCAAGGCCACTCCCAAGGAGATGCTGCCGGTCGTCGACAAGCCGGCGATCCAGTACGTGGTCGAGGAGGCCGTCTCGGCGGGCCTCGATGACGTCCTCATGATCACGGGCCGCAACAAGCGCCCCCTGGAGGACCACTTCGACCGCAACTACGAGCTCGAGTCCGCCCTCCAGAAGAAGGGCGACCGCAGCCGGCTCGCCAAGGTCCAGGAGTCCAGCGACCTCGCCACCATGCACTACGTCCGCCAGGGCGACCCCCGAGGCCTCGGCCACGCCGTCCTGTGCGCGGCCCCCCACGTCGGCGACGAGCCCTTCGCCGTCCTCCTCGGCGACGACCTGATCGACGCCCGCGACCCGCTGCTCCAGCGGATGATCGAGGTACAGGGGCAGCACGGGGGCAGCGTCATCGCGCTGATGGAGGTCGCGCCCGAGCAGATCCACCTCTACGGCTGCGCCGTCGTCGAGGAGACCGACGACGGCGACGTCGTCAAGGTCAGCGGCCTCGTCGAGAAGCCGGAAGCCGCCGACGCCCCGTCGAACTACGCGGTCATCGGCCGCTACGTCCTCGACCCGCACATCTTCGAGATACTGCGCAAGACCGAGCCGGGCCGCGGCAACGAGATCCAGCTCACCGACGCCCTCCAGCAGCTCGCCCAGGACGAGAAGGTCGGCGGCCCGGTGCACGGCGTCGTCTTCAAGGGCCGCCGCTATGACACCGGAGACCGCGGCGACTATCTGCGTGCCATTGTCAGACTCGCGTGCGAACGTGAAGACCTGGGACCGGACTTCCGGACCTGGCTTCGCAGTTTCGTAGCCGAGGAGATGTAG
- a CDS encoding 5-formyltetrahydrofolate cyclo-ligase, which yields MTADDVREGAAALARRALGLPELAAAGTVAAYVSVGGEPGTLVLLDALRERGVRVLLPALLPDNDLDWGVYTGEGSLTRVRHGGKMALFEPSGERLGPDAVTGADAVLLPGLAVDGRGMRLGRGGGSYDRVLARLERAGARPALVVLLYDSEVVARVPEEAHDRPVHAVVTPSGVRRFRRPA from the coding sequence TTGACGGCCGATGACGTGCGGGAAGGGGCTGCCGCGCTCGCCCGCAGGGCACTCGGTCTGCCCGAGCTGGCGGCTGCGGGCACGGTGGCCGCGTATGTCTCGGTGGGGGGCGAGCCCGGCACGCTGGTGCTCCTGGACGCGCTGCGCGAGCGGGGCGTGCGCGTGCTGCTCCCGGCGCTTCTGCCGGACAACGATCTGGACTGGGGCGTCTACACGGGCGAGGGCTCTCTTACGCGTGTCCGGCACGGCGGGAAAATGGCTCTTTTCGAGCCCTCCGGCGAGCGACTGGGCCCGGACGCCGTGACCGGCGCCGACGCCGTGCTGCTGCCCGGTCTGGCGGTGGACGGGCGCGGGATGCGACTGGGGCGCGGCGGAGGGTCGTACGACCGGGTGCTCGCCCGTCTGGAGCGGGCGGGGGCCCGACCGGCGCTGGTGGTGCTCCTGTACGACTCCGAGGTCGTCGCGCGGGTACCGGAGGAGGCGCACGACCGGCCGGTGCACGCGGTGGTGACGCCGTCGGGCGTGCGTCGCTTCCGCCGTCCGGCATGA
- a CDS encoding penicillin acylase family protein: MPPTTTASSGQQPGKSGRKKGRRGRLIVLVLVLAIIGGIAYGGYWSVSTVRASLPQTKGSIELAGLSGPVDVKRDSYGIPQIYASSDADLFMAQGYVQAQDRFYEMDVRRHMTSGRLSEMFGKGQVDDDEFLRTLGWDRVAKKEYDTKLSASTKKYLQAYAKGVNAYLQGKSGKDISLEYAALGFKNDYKPEQWTPVDSVSWLKAMAWDLRSNMQDEIDRALMTSRLGPKQIADLYPDYPYSRNQAIVQEGQYSELTGTFEQDGSSEDSGLSGTGTSGTGTSTSGTTGTSASSSSSTSTTASAALQSQLSGLYKVLDDVPTAVGVNGQGIGSNSWVVAGSHTITGSPLLANDPHLSPSLPSVWYQMGLHCRAVSSKCQYDVTGYTFAGMPGVVIGHNGKIAWGMTNSGVDVTDLYLEKLSGDGYLYDGTTKPFTTREETIKVAGGDAKKIVVRETNNGPLLSDRYDELVKVGKKATVDNAAPDRGDGYGVALRWTALDPGTSMDAVFAMDKASNWSDFRAAAALFDVPSQNLVYADAENIGYTLPGRIPIRAKGDTGAIPAPGWDPKYTWTGKYIKQDELPYEYNPSRGYIVTANQAVVDKAKYPYTLTTDWGYGARSQRITDLIAQKIKGGGKISTDDMRQMQLDNSSEIAKLLVPKLLKIDVKDKDVRQAQELLEGWDYTQDADSAAAAYFNAVWRNILKLAFGNKLPKELRVKGQCVWVDPIDTTGPVDETDKVRECGQRDADQAQPDGGDRWFEVVRTLMDDENSDWWKTPAGVGDRPKAVNRDELFKRAMIDARWELTAKLGKDIDTWSWGRLHRLFLKNQTLGIDGPGFLKYMLNRGPWKLSGGEATVNATGWNAAGGYGVVWVPSMRMVVNLGDLDKSKWINLTGASGHAYSAHYTDQTGKWAKGELLDWSFSKDAVDKSTSDTLVLKP; this comes from the coding sequence ATGCCCCCCACCACCACCGCCTCATCGGGTCAGCAGCCCGGCAAGTCCGGCAGGAAGAAGGGGCGCAGAGGTCGTCTGATCGTTCTCGTCCTCGTACTGGCCATCATCGGTGGCATCGCCTACGGCGGATACTGGTCGGTGAGCACCGTCCGCGCGTCCCTCCCGCAGACCAAGGGCTCGATCGAGCTCGCAGGCCTGTCGGGCCCCGTGGACGTCAAGCGTGACAGCTACGGCATCCCGCAGATCTACGCCTCCTCGGACGCGGACCTGTTCATGGCACAGGGCTATGTGCAGGCGCAGGACCGTTTCTACGAGATGGACGTGCGCCGGCACATGACCTCCGGGCGCCTGTCGGAGATGTTCGGCAAGGGGCAGGTCGACGACGACGAGTTCCTGCGCACGCTCGGCTGGGACCGGGTCGCGAAGAAGGAGTACGACACCAAGCTGTCGGCCTCCACCAAGAAGTACCTCCAGGCGTATGCCAAGGGGGTCAACGCCTACCTCCAGGGCAAGAGCGGCAAGGACATCTCCCTGGAGTACGCGGCGCTCGGCTTCAAGAACGACTACAAGCCCGAGCAGTGGACCCCGGTCGACTCGGTCTCGTGGCTGAAGGCGATGGCCTGGGACCTGCGCAGCAACATGCAGGACGAGATCGACCGCGCCCTGATGACCAGCCGTCTCGGCCCGAAGCAGATCGCCGACCTGTACCCGGACTACCCGTACAGCCGCAACCAGGCCATCGTCCAGGAGGGCCAGTACAGCGAGCTGACCGGGACGTTCGAGCAGGACGGCAGCTCGGAGGACAGCGGCCTGTCCGGCACGGGCACCTCGGGCACGGGCACCTCCACGTCGGGCACCACGGGCACGTCGGCCTCGTCCTCCTCCTCGACCTCGACGACGGCCTCCGCGGCCCTCCAGAGCCAGCTCTCGGGCCTCTACAAGGTCCTGGACGACGTCCCCACGGCCGTCGGCGTCAACGGCCAGGGCATCGGCTCGAACTCCTGGGTCGTCGCGGGCTCGCACACCATCACCGGCAGCCCGCTGCTGGCCAACGACCCGCACCTGTCGCCCTCGCTGCCGTCCGTCTGGTATCAGATGGGCCTGCACTGCCGGGCCGTCTCCAGCAAGTGCCAGTACGACGTCACCGGCTACACCTTCGCGGGCATGCCCGGCGTGGTCATCGGCCACAACGGGAAGATCGCCTGGGGCATGACCAACTCCGGCGTCGACGTCACCGACCTCTACCTGGAGAAGCTCTCCGGCGACGGCTACCTCTACGACGGCACGACCAAGCCGTTCACCACGCGCGAGGAGACCATCAAGGTCGCCGGCGGGGACGCCAAGAAGATCGTCGTCCGTGAGACGAACAACGGCCCCCTGCTGTCCGACCGCTACGACGAGCTGGTGAAGGTCGGCAAGAAGGCCACCGTCGACAACGCGGCCCCCGACCGCGGTGACGGCTACGGCGTCGCCCTGCGCTGGACCGCGCTCGACCCCGGCACCTCCATGGACGCCGTGTTCGCGATGGACAAGGCGTCGAACTGGAGCGACTTCCGCGCGGCGGCGGCCCTGTTCGACGTGCCCTCGCAGAACCTCGTCTACGCGGACGCCGAGAACATCGGCTACACCCTGCCCGGCCGCATCCCGATCCGCGCCAAGGGCGACACCGGCGCCATCCCGGCCCCCGGCTGGGACCCCAAGTACACGTGGACCGGCAAGTACATCAAGCAGGACGAGCTGCCCTACGAGTACAACCCCTCACGCGGCTACATCGTCACCGCCAACCAGGCCGTCGTCGACAAGGCCAAGTACCCCTACACGCTCACCACGGACTGGGGCTACGGCGCCCGCAGCCAGCGCATCACCGACCTGATCGCACAGAAGATCAAGGGCGGCGGCAAGATCTCCACCGACGACATGCGTCAGATGCAGCTCGACAACAGCAGCGAGATCGCCAAGCTGCTCGTGCCCAAGCTGCTGAAGATCGACGTCAAGGACAAGGACGTCCGCCAGGCGCAGGAACTGCTGGAGGGCTGGGACTACACCCAGGACGCCGACTCGGCGGCGGCCGCCTACTTCAACGCCGTCTGGCGCAACATCCTCAAGCTGGCCTTCGGCAACAAACTGCCCAAGGAGCTGCGGGTCAAGGGGCAGTGCGTGTGGGTCGACCCGATCGACACCACCGGGCCCGTGGACGAGACGGACAAGGTCCGCGAGTGCGGCCAGCGCGATGCCGACCAGGCGCAGCCCGACGGCGGTGACCGCTGGTTCGAGGTCGTGCGCACCCTCATGGACGACGAGAACAGCGACTGGTGGAAGACACCGGCGGGCGTGGGTGACCGCCCCAAGGCCGTCAACCGCGACGAGTTGTTCAAGCGCGCCATGATCGACGCCCGCTGGGAGCTGACCGCCAAGCTCGGCAAGGACATCGACACCTGGAGCTGGGGCCGGCTGCACCGCCTGTTCCTGAAGAACCAGACCCTGGGCATCGACGGCCCCGGCTTCCTGAAGTACATGCTCAACCGCGGCCCCTGGAAGCTCAGCGGCGGCGAGGCGACGGTCAACGCGACCGGCTGGAACGCGGCGGGCGGCTACGGCGTCGTCTGGGTGCCGTCGATGCGCATGGTGGTCAACCTCGGCGACCTCGACAAGTCGAAGTGGATCAACCTCACCGGCGCCTCGGGGCACGCCTACAGCGCGCACTACACCGACCAGACCGGCAAGTGGGCCAAGGGCGAACTGCTGGACTGGTCCTTCTCGAAGGACGCCGTCGACAAGAGCACGAGCGACACGCTGGTCCTGAAACCGTGA